In Halopseudomonas nanhaiensis, a single window of DNA contains:
- the lptF gene encoding LPS export ABC transporter permease LptF, giving the protein MIVFRYLSREVLMALTAVSGVLLLIIMSGRFIKYLAQAAAGQLDPGVLFIIMGYRLPGFMVLIVPLGLFLGILLAYGRMHLDSEMTVLAATGVSDRRILGYTQGPAMLVALFVGLLSLWIAPAGVVKTQQLFNEQDAMTEFDTLSAGRFQSIGREAQRVTYAGALSADRTELQEVFIAERSDPGDPASLGVLIAESGRQQMNPDGSRYLVLENGYRYDGNPGTAEFRTIEYDVYGVLLPKPEVVTEITDREAMPTSQLLGQDNARLQAELHWRIALPLLVPIVAFFAVPLARVNPRQGRFLKLLPAVLLYMAYLAMLISARGWMEAGRTPAWLGLWWVHLLFLAIGVGLNLRTLTAPSAPRGGVHAAA; this is encoded by the coding sequence GTGATTGTCTTTCGTTATCTCAGTCGCGAGGTATTGATGGCGCTCACCGCGGTGAGCGGCGTCCTCCTGCTGATCATCATGAGCGGGCGATTCATCAAATACCTCGCCCAGGCTGCCGCCGGACAACTGGATCCCGGCGTCCTGTTCATCATCATGGGCTACCGCCTGCCGGGCTTCATGGTCCTTATCGTGCCGCTGGGCCTGTTTCTCGGCATCCTGCTGGCTTACGGGCGCATGCACCTGGACAGCGAAATGACCGTGCTGGCGGCCACGGGTGTCAGCGATCGACGGATTCTCGGCTATACCCAGGGACCGGCAATGCTGGTGGCGCTGTTCGTCGGGCTGTTGAGTCTGTGGATTGCACCGGCAGGGGTGGTGAAAACCCAGCAGCTGTTCAATGAGCAGGATGCCATGACCGAGTTCGATACCCTGAGCGCCGGACGATTCCAGTCGATCGGCCGCGAGGCGCAGCGGGTGACGTATGCCGGGGCGCTGTCAGCGGACCGCACCGAGTTGCAGGAGGTCTTCATTGCCGAACGCAGTGATCCGGGCGATCCGGCCAGCCTCGGCGTGCTGATCGCTGAAAGCGGCCGGCAGCAGATGAACCCCGACGGAAGCCGCTATCTGGTGCTGGAAAACGGCTACCGCTATGACGGCAATCCCGGCACTGCCGAGTTCCGCACCATCGAATACGACGTCTACGGTGTGCTGCTGCCCAAGCCGGAGGTGGTGACCGAGATTACCGACCGTGAAGCGATGCCGACCAGTCAATTGCTGGGTCAGGACAACGCGCGCCTCCAGGCGGAGCTGCATTGGCGCATCGCCTTGCCCCTGCTGGTTCCCATCGTCGCTTTCTTCGCCGTGCCGCTGGCGCGGGTGAACCCGCGTCAGGGCCGGTTCCTCAAATTGCTGCCTGCCGTGCTGCTCTATATGGCCTATCTGGCAATGCTGATCAGTGCGCGCGGCTGGATGGAGGCAGGACGCACGCCTGCCTGGCTCGGGTTGT